In a genomic window of Flavobacterium lipolyticum:
- the rocD gene encoding ornithine--oxo-acid transaminase, protein MIHTENALSSKSEVLIEKENKYGAHNYHPLPVVLERGEGVYVWDVDGKKYFDFLSAYSAVNQGHCHPKIVKAMVDQAQKLTLTSRAFYNDKLGNYEEFVTKYFGFDKVLPMNTGAEAVETALKVCRKWAYEVKGIPENQAQVIVCENNFHGRTTTIISFSNDEVARKNFGPFTEGFIKIEYDNLAALEKALESSKNIAGFLVEPIQGEAGVYVPSEGYLAKAKALCEKHNVLFIADEVQTGIARTGKLLAVQHENVQPDILILGKAISGGVYPVSAVLCNDEIMNVIKPGQHGSTFGGNPVAAAVAIAALEVIKEENLAENAERLGIILRKGLNEIAERNNLITLVRGKGLLNAIVINCGEDSDLAWEICLKFRDNGLLAKPTHGNKIRLAPPLVMTESQIQECLEIIEKSLNAFKN, encoded by the coding sequence ATGATTCATACTGAAAATGCCCTGTCGTCAAAATCAGAGGTTTTGATTGAAAAAGAAAATAAATACGGAGCACATAATTACCATCCACTTCCTGTTGTTCTGGAAAGAGGAGAAGGGGTTTATGTATGGGATGTAGACGGAAAAAAATACTTTGATTTTTTATCTGCTTATTCTGCCGTTAATCAAGGACACTGTCATCCAAAGATTGTGAAGGCTATGGTCGATCAGGCTCAGAAACTTACGCTGACTTCACGTGCTTTTTACAATGACAAATTAGGTAATTATGAAGAATTTGTAACAAAGTATTTTGGCTTCGATAAAGTATTACCTATGAATACTGGTGCTGAAGCAGTTGAAACGGCTCTTAAAGTGTGTAGAAAATGGGCTTATGAAGTAAAAGGAATTCCGGAAAATCAGGCACAGGTAATCGTGTGCGAAAATAACTTTCACGGAAGAACGACTACCATTATTTCGTTTTCAAATGATGAAGTAGCACGCAAAAATTTTGGACCTTTTACAGAAGGATTTATAAAAATTGAATACGATAATCTGGCTGCTCTTGAAAAAGCATTGGAGTCGTCAAAAAATATTGCAGGGTTTTTAGTAGAGCCAATTCAGGGAGAAGCAGGGGTTTATGTTCCTTCTGAAGGATATTTGGCGAAAGCCAAAGCATTGTGTGAAAAACATAATGTTTTGTTCATTGCAGATGAGGTTCAGACAGGAATCGCACGTACCGGAAAATTATTAGCCGTACAGCATGAAAATGTACAACCTGATATTTTAATTTTAGGAAAAGCAATTTCAGGCGGGGTGTATCCGGTATCAGCAGTTTTGTGTAATGATGAAATTATGAATGTAATCAAACCGGGACAACATGGATCTACTTTTGGAGGAAATCCGGTTGCAGCTGCAGTTGCAATAGCAGCTCTTGAAGTAATCAAAGAAGAGAATCTTGCCGAAAATGCAGAACGTCTGGGGATTATTTTAAGAAAAGGGCTAAATGAAATTGCAGAACGCAATAATCTGATCACGCTGGTTCGCGGTAAAGGATTATTAAATGCAATTGTGATTAATTGTGGTGAAGATTCTGATTTGGCTTGGGAAATTTGTTTGAAATTCAGAGATAACGGATTATTGGCTAAACCAACTCATGGAAATAAAATTAGACTGGCACCGCCTTTGGTGATGACCGAATCTCAAATTCAGGAGTGTCTTGAAATTATCGAGAAATCACTGAATGCTTTTAAGAATTAA
- a CDS encoding Lrp/AsnC family transcriptional regulator, giving the protein MDILDEFDISIIKELEKDGRMAFSAIAANLKISNTMVHQRINRMIEQGVIGGIKPIIQEKNIGYDWASFTGITLNKDSDSDRIIEELKEIPEITECYYVTGSFTLYIKIIAKNHEHMRRILYEKIDGIPGIAKTDSIIELGCAFKRNISL; this is encoded by the coding sequence ATGGATATATTAGACGAATTTGATATTAGCATCATTAAAGAATTAGAAAAAGACGGAAGAATGGCTTTTTCTGCAATCGCTGCTAATTTGAAAATATCAAACACCATGGTGCATCAGCGTATAAACAGAATGATCGAACAAGGTGTAATTGGTGGAATCAAACCTATCATCCAGGAAAAAAACATTGGTTATGACTGGGCGTCTTTTACGGGAATAACCCTGAATAAAGATTCTGATTCAGACCGGATTATTGAAGAATTAAAAGAAATTCCGGAAATTACAGAATGCTATTACGTGACAGGATCCTTTACGCTTTACATCAAAATCATAGCCAAAAATCATGAACACATGCGCCGAATCCTTTATGAAAAAATCGATGGTATTCCGGGTATTGCCAAAACCGATTCGATTATTGAATTAGGCTGTGCGTTCAAACGAAATATCTCTTTATAA
- a CDS encoding M20/M25/M40 family metallo-hydrolase, with protein sequence MMLRKLLLLTLFCCKSALFSQIVVPGPSKSDFSPTLSFLASDWMQGRGTTQKGAFLASEYIASMMELYQLVPYDTKSGYYQNFKIEEHTVKKAALEIKKNSKETFPLSPNTDFQVTPVAQSLQKETEVVFAGYGLNLPKENYDDYKNLNTKDKIVVVLKGFPGHLDSTSVSYQKFKKYYPEENNLEEIKLQTAISKGASALILIDGKKWVKFKKETTFHSLENSNITSIPIFELSKSAAEKLFTGSTISLEHFEEKAARKLFFAAVPLKNTKINFSIELQSQTFPVRNVLGMIPGKDTTKTIIVGAHYDHLGILNDSIYNGADDNASGVSGMLALAKKWSETKTKPPCTILFASWTAEEMGLLGSEYFVQHLDSEKQKILLAINMDMISRSAPEDKLHRILSIGTQKENVSLKEIASLSNTKLSKPFTLDLWETNGHTGSDYASFTAKEIPIMTFFSGFHDDYHSTRDIATKVDLDKIKDVLFIVNTSLLNFINQLH encoded by the coding sequence ATGATGTTACGAAAACTGCTTTTACTTACTTTGTTTTGCTGTAAGTCAGCCCTGTTTTCGCAAATCGTTGTTCCTGGTCCGTCAAAAAGTGATTTCTCCCCGACACTTTCTTTTTTAGCTTCCGATTGGATGCAGGGTCGCGGAACTACTCAAAAAGGAGCTTTTCTGGCCTCTGAATATATTGCTTCAATGATGGAACTTTACCAATTAGTTCCGTACGACACAAAATCAGGATACTATCAGAATTTCAAAATTGAAGAACACACCGTAAAAAAGGCTGCACTTGAAATAAAAAAAAACAGTAAAGAAACTTTTCCCCTTTCTCCAAATACCGATTTTCAGGTTACCCCTGTCGCACAATCGTTACAAAAAGAAACCGAAGTCGTTTTTGCCGGTTACGGATTAAATCTACCGAAAGAAAACTATGATGACTATAAAAACCTGAATACAAAAGATAAAATTGTCGTCGTTCTAAAAGGCTTCCCGGGACATTTGGACAGCACATCAGTATCCTATCAGAAATTCAAAAAGTACTATCCCGAAGAAAACAACCTCGAAGAAATTAAACTTCAAACCGCGATCAGTAAAGGAGCCAGCGCATTGATTCTTATTGATGGCAAAAAATGGGTCAAATTTAAAAAAGAAACCACCTTCCATTCCCTCGAAAATTCAAACATCACTTCGATTCCCATTTTTGAACTTAGTAAATCAGCTGCCGAAAAACTTTTTACAGGAAGTACTATCTCGTTAGAACATTTTGAAGAAAAAGCGGCACGAAAATTATTCTTTGCTGCTGTTCCGCTAAAAAATACGAAAATTAATTTCTCTATAGAATTGCAATCCCAAACCTTTCCGGTTCGCAATGTTTTAGGAATGATTCCGGGGAAAGACACTACCAAAACTATTATTGTGGGAGCACATTACGATCATTTAGGCATCCTAAACGATTCTATTTACAATGGAGCCGACGACAATGCATCAGGAGTTTCCGGAATGCTGGCACTGGCCAAAAAATGGTCCGAAACCAAAACAAAACCTCCCTGCACTATATTATTTGCTTCGTGGACGGCCGAAGAAATGGGGCTTTTGGGAAGTGAATACTTCGTTCAGCATTTGGATTCCGAAAAACAAAAAATACTGCTCGCCATTAACATGGATATGATTTCGAGAAGTGCTCCCGAGGACAAATTACATCGAATCCTAAGTATCGGAACACAAAAGGAAAATGTTTCTTTAAAAGAAATTGCCAGCCTAAGCAATACAAAACTTTCGAAACCTTTTACACTCGATCTTTGGGAAACCAATGGACATACCGGAAGTGATTATGCTTCGTTTACTGCTAAAGAAATTCCCATCATGACTTTTTTTAGTGGTTTTCACGACGATTATCATTCCACCAGAGATATCGCTACAAAAGTAGATTTAGATAAAATAAAAGATGTTCTCTTTATCGTCAATACCTCTCTTTTAAATTTTATAAACCAGTTGCATTAA
- a CDS encoding cyanophycinase, with protein MKNQLSFHFFYQKILILMLLFTASLLQAQSPKGKLFIIGGGDRSDALMKQVLSVSELTKNDFIAVLPMSSEEPDSSFIFFKTQMVKLTPNPIVMLNFNKETAQNKKLTDSLQKAKLIFISGGDQTRFMSVVQNTPIQTAIQKAYQNGSTISGTSAGAAVMSEKMITGNQKLQKEYSGTFDNIRYDNLETAEGLGLLQTAIIDQHFLKRNRYNRLLSALVEFPSLTGIGIDESTAIIVRNNQIEVAGESEVIVVKKPKGILKSKKNNLISIENLQMSIYTAGQKFNIQ; from the coding sequence ATGAAAAACCAACTTTCCTTCCATTTTTTCTATCAAAAAATCCTGATCCTTATGCTACTTTTTACAGCTAGTCTGCTTCAGGCACAAAGTCCCAAAGGCAAACTTTTTATCATCGGCGGCGGCGATCGGTCTGATGCCCTGATGAAACAGGTTTTAAGTGTTTCTGAATTGACAAAAAATGATTTCATCGCTGTTTTGCCCATGTCAAGCGAAGAACCGGACAGCTCCTTTATTTTTTTCAAAACACAAATGGTAAAATTAACTCCCAATCCAATTGTGATGCTTAATTTCAATAAAGAAACTGCTCAAAACAAAAAACTGACCGATTCACTTCAAAAAGCAAAACTGATTTTTATAAGCGGTGGAGACCAGACCCGTTTTATGAGCGTGGTGCAAAATACTCCAATTCAAACGGCGATTCAAAAAGCTTACCAAAACGGAAGCACCATTTCCGGAACTAGCGCCGGTGCCGCTGTGATGTCTGAAAAAATGATTACCGGAAATCAGAAACTACAAAAAGAATATTCCGGAACTTTTGACAACATCCGTTACGACAATCTCGAAACTGCCGAAGGTCTTGGACTACTCCAAACCGCAATTATCGATCAGCATTTTTTAAAGAGAAATCGTTACAACCGATTGCTTTCCGCATTAGTGGAATTCCCTTCTTTAACCGGAATTGGAATCGACGAAAGCACCGCCATCATTGTCCGAAACAATCAGATTGAAGTTGCGGGTGAAAGTGAAGTGATCGTAGTGAAAAAACCAAAAGGAATTCTGAAATCTAAAAAGAATAATCTCATTTCGATTGAAAATCTACAAATGAGCATTTATACTGCCGGACAAAAATTTAACATCCAATAA